A single genomic interval of Gossypium raimondii isolate GPD5lz chromosome 11, ASM2569854v1, whole genome shotgun sequence harbors:
- the LOC105785375 gene encoding uncharacterized protein LOC105785375 isoform X5 has product MPWFGIQMPYVVAYCIMFLQLAMLVFGNHGSLNLLGMLKLEAEKVFNQDMFFKKTVKYVGEPMTHLESIASSALKKSLSSVQINGGETLNVQHNKSSASVQINGGETVNVGVEVANSEVEYIESENLSDLEDVDTCLKKLLPGLDFKDWILVVETLNNVRRLSVFHKERMHSMLGDLIHLVVKSLKNPRYASL; this is encoded by the exons ATGCCTTGGTTTGGGATTCAGATGCCTTACGTTGTTGCATATTGCATCATGTTCCTTCAATTGGCCATGCTTGTCTTTGGGAATCATGGATCACTTAATCTCCTGGGAATGTTAAAATTAGAA GCAGAGAAGGTATTCAACCAGGACATGTTTTTCAAGAAGACTGTCAAATATGTTGGAGAGCCAATGACCCACTTGGAATCTATTGCTTCCTCTGCG CTGAAGAAAAGCCTGTCTTCTGTTCAAATAAATGGAGGTGAAACTTTAAATGTGCAGCACAATAAGAGCTCTGCTTCTGTTCAAATAAATGGAGGTGAAACTGTAAATGTTGGAGTGGAGGTAGCTAATTCGGAAGTAGAATACATTGAATCTGAGAACTTGAGTGATCTAGAAGATGTTGATACATGTCTTAAG AAGCTCTTACCTGGACTTGACTTTAAAGATTGGATTCTGGTTGTTGAAACACTCAATAATGTTCGTCGATTATCAGTATTCCATAAGGAAAGAATGCATAGTATGCT GGGTGATTTGATCCATCTTGTAGTTAAGTCCTTGAAGAATCCTAG GTATGCATCCTTATAA
- the LOC105785375 gene encoding uncharacterized protein LOC105785375 isoform X6, giving the protein MPWFGIQMPYVVAYCIMFLQLAMLVFGNHGSLNLLGMLKLEAEKVFNQDMFFKKTVKYVGEPMTHLESIASSALKKSLSSVQINGGETLNVQHNKSSASVQINGGETVNVGVEVANSEVEYIESENLSDLEDVDTCLKKLLPGLDFKDWILVVETLNNVRRLSVFHKERMHSMLYASL; this is encoded by the exons ATGCCTTGGTTTGGGATTCAGATGCCTTACGTTGTTGCATATTGCATCATGTTCCTTCAATTGGCCATGCTTGTCTTTGGGAATCATGGATCACTTAATCTCCTGGGAATGTTAAAATTAGAA GCAGAGAAGGTATTCAACCAGGACATGTTTTTCAAGAAGACTGTCAAATATGTTGGAGAGCCAATGACCCACTTGGAATCTATTGCTTCCTCTGCG CTGAAGAAAAGCCTGTCTTCTGTTCAAATAAATGGAGGTGAAACTTTAAATGTGCAGCACAATAAGAGCTCTGCTTCTGTTCAAATAAATGGAGGTGAAACTGTAAATGTTGGAGTGGAGGTAGCTAATTCGGAAGTAGAATACATTGAATCTGAGAACTTGAGTGATCTAGAAGATGTTGATACATGTCTTAAG AAGCTCTTACCTGGACTTGACTTTAAAGATTGGATTCTGGTTGTTGAAACACTCAATAATGTTCGTCGATTATCAGTATTCCATAAGGAAAGAATGCATAGTATGCT GTATGCATCCTTATAA
- the LOC105785375 gene encoding uncharacterized protein LOC105785375 isoform X1, whose protein sequence is MPWFGIQMPYVVAYCIMFLQLAMLVFGNHGSLNLLGMLKLEAEKVFNQDMFFKKTVKYVGEPMTHLESIASSALKKSLSSVQINGGETLNVQHNKSSASVQINGGETVNVGVEVANSEVEYIESENLSDLEDVDTCLKKLLPGLDFKDWILVVETLNNVRRLSVFHKERMHSMLGDLIHLVVKSLKNPRLVTGSMPAFVYMYYVPVNYYTWFNQAHNQLM, encoded by the exons ATGCCTTGGTTTGGGATTCAGATGCCTTACGTTGTTGCATATTGCATCATGTTCCTTCAATTGGCCATGCTTGTCTTTGGGAATCATGGATCACTTAATCTCCTGGGAATGTTAAAATTAGAA GCAGAGAAGGTATTCAACCAGGACATGTTTTTCAAGAAGACTGTCAAATATGTTGGAGAGCCAATGACCCACTTGGAATCTATTGCTTCCTCTGCG CTGAAGAAAAGCCTGTCTTCTGTTCAAATAAATGGAGGTGAAACTTTAAATGTGCAGCACAATAAGAGCTCTGCTTCTGTTCAAATAAATGGAGGTGAAACTGTAAATGTTGGAGTGGAGGTAGCTAATTCGGAAGTAGAATACATTGAATCTGAGAACTTGAGTGATCTAGAAGATGTTGATACATGTCTTAAG AAGCTCTTACCTGGACTTGACTTTAAAGATTGGATTCTGGTTGTTGAAACACTCAATAATGTTCGTCGATTATCAGTATTCCATAAGGAAAGAATGCATAGTATGCT GGGTGATTTGATCCATCTTGTAGTTAAGTCCTTGAAGAATCCTAG GCTCGTGACTGGTAGCATGCCCGCATTTGTCTACATGTATTATGTGCCTGTCAATTATTATACATGGTTTAATCAAGCTCATAACCAGTTGatgtaa
- the LOC105785375 gene encoding uncharacterized protein LOC105785375 isoform X4 has translation MCVFFFVSILNLTGREGIQPGHVFQEDCQICWRANDPLGIYCFLCEQLKKSLSSVQINGGETLNVQHNKSSASVQINGGETVNVGVEVANSEVEYIESENLSDLEDVDTCLKKLLPGLDFKDWILVVETLNNVRRLSVFHKERMHSMLGDLIHLVVKSLKNPRLVTGSMPAFVYMYYVPVNYYTWFNQAHNQLM, from the exons atgtgtgttttttttttcgtttctaTTTTAAATCTTACAGGCAGAGAAGGTATTCAACCAGGACATGTTTTTCAAGAAGACTGTCAAATATGTTGGAGAGCCAATGACCCACTTGGAATCTATTGCTTCCTCTGCG AGCAGCTGAAGAAAAGCCTGTCTTCTGTTCAAATAAATGGAGGTGAAACTTTAAATGTGCAGCACAATAAGAGCTCTGCTTCTGTTCAAATAAATGGAGGTGAAACTGTAAATGTTGGAGTGGAGGTAGCTAATTCGGAAGTAGAATACATTGAATCTGAGAACTTGAGTGATCTAGAAGATGTTGATACATGTCTTAAG AAGCTCTTACCTGGACTTGACTTTAAAGATTGGATTCTGGTTGTTGAAACACTCAATAATGTTCGTCGATTATCAGTATTCCATAAGGAAAGAATGCATAGTATGCT GGGTGATTTGATCCATCTTGTAGTTAAGTCCTTGAAGAATCCTAG GCTCGTGACTGGTAGCATGCCCGCATTTGTCTACATGTATTATGTGCCTGTCAATTATTATACATGGTTTAATCAAGCTCATAACCAGTTGatgtaa
- the LOC105785375 gene encoding uncharacterized protein LOC105785375 isoform X3 has product MCVFFFVSILNLTGREGIQPGHVFQEDCQICWRANDPLGIYCFLCGISSSPVLLFVNQKQLKKSLSSVQINGGETLNVQHNKSSASVQINGGETVNVGVEVANSEVEYIESENLSDLEDVDTCLKKLLPGLDFKDWILVVETLNNVRRLSVFHKERMHSMLGDLIHLVVKSLKNPRLVTGSMPAFVYMYYVPVNYYTWFNQAHNQLM; this is encoded by the exons atgtgtgttttttttttcgtttctaTTTTAAATCTTACAGGCAGAGAAGGTATTCAACCAGGACATGTTTTTCAAGAAGACTGTCAAATATGTTGGAGAGCCAATGACCCACTTGGAATCTATTGCTTCCTCTGCGGTATTTCTTCCTCCCCGGTGCTGCTCTTCGTAAATCAAA AGCAGCTGAAGAAAAGCCTGTCTTCTGTTCAAATAAATGGAGGTGAAACTTTAAATGTGCAGCACAATAAGAGCTCTGCTTCTGTTCAAATAAATGGAGGTGAAACTGTAAATGTTGGAGTGGAGGTAGCTAATTCGGAAGTAGAATACATTGAATCTGAGAACTTGAGTGATCTAGAAGATGTTGATACATGTCTTAAG AAGCTCTTACCTGGACTTGACTTTAAAGATTGGATTCTGGTTGTTGAAACACTCAATAATGTTCGTCGATTATCAGTATTCCATAAGGAAAGAATGCATAGTATGCT GGGTGATTTGATCCATCTTGTAGTTAAGTCCTTGAAGAATCCTAG GCTCGTGACTGGTAGCATGCCCGCATTTGTCTACATGTATTATGTGCCTGTCAATTATTATACATGGTTTAATCAAGCTCATAACCAGTTGatgtaa
- the LOC105785375 gene encoding uncharacterized protein LOC105785375 isoform X2, producing the protein MPWFGIQMPYVVAYCIMFLQLAMLVFGNHGSLNLLGMLKLEDMFFKKTVKYVGEPMTHLESIASSALKKSLSSVQINGGETLNVQHNKSSASVQINGGETVNVGVEVANSEVEYIESENLSDLEDVDTCLKKLLPGLDFKDWILVVETLNNVRRLSVFHKERMHSMLGDLIHLVVKSLKNPRLVTGSMPAFVYMYYVPVNYYTWFNQAHNQLM; encoded by the exons ATGCCTTGGTTTGGGATTCAGATGCCTTACGTTGTTGCATATTGCATCATGTTCCTTCAATTGGCCATGCTTGTCTTTGGGAATCATGGATCACTTAATCTCCTGGGAATGTTAAAATTAGAA GACATGTTTTTCAAGAAGACTGTCAAATATGTTGGAGAGCCAATGACCCACTTGGAATCTATTGCTTCCTCTGCG CTGAAGAAAAGCCTGTCTTCTGTTCAAATAAATGGAGGTGAAACTTTAAATGTGCAGCACAATAAGAGCTCTGCTTCTGTTCAAATAAATGGAGGTGAAACTGTAAATGTTGGAGTGGAGGTAGCTAATTCGGAAGTAGAATACATTGAATCTGAGAACTTGAGTGATCTAGAAGATGTTGATACATGTCTTAAG AAGCTCTTACCTGGACTTGACTTTAAAGATTGGATTCTGGTTGTTGAAACACTCAATAATGTTCGTCGATTATCAGTATTCCATAAGGAAAGAATGCATAGTATGCT GGGTGATTTGATCCATCTTGTAGTTAAGTCCTTGAAGAATCCTAG GCTCGTGACTGGTAGCATGCCCGCATTTGTCTACATGTATTATGTGCCTGTCAATTATTATACATGGTTTAATCAAGCTCATAACCAGTTGatgtaa
- the LOC128034926 gene encoding uncharacterized protein LOC128034926, which translates to MNCSSPLRHVEVPIPTPNKENQLPFFPILPENLGTARLVVDFDRWWTGEESVNVLLEAAGQDNRIFFFYFPHLGMIMVALELRFSHRKRNTCPMPYFHLRTVKEILKLKAD; encoded by the exons ATGAACTGTTCGTCGCCGCTGAGG CATGTTGAAGTTCCGATCCCAACTCCAAATAAAG aAAACCAACTTCCCTTCTTTCCCATACTGCCAGAAAATTTAGGGACCGCACGACTTGTGGTTGATTTCGATAGGTGGTGGACTGGTGAGGAATCTGTGAATGTTCTCTTAGAAGCCGCAGGCCAAG acaaccgtattttctttttctatttcccacACTTGGGTATGATAATGGTAGCATTGGAGTTGAGGTTCTCACACCGAAAAAG gaacaCATGCCCTATGCCCTATTTTCATTTAAGGACCGTCAAGGAAATTCTGAAACTGAAAGCTGATTGA